The Stigmatella aurantiaca DW4/3-1 genome contains the following window.
CGTGGGAGTTGCAGCGTAGCAGAAGCCTCTGGGCTACCGTCCGCGCATCGTGGCCCTTGCGATCTTCCTTTTGACCTACGTCTTCATTGCCGGCGCACGACTGCCCTTCCTCAAGCTGGACCGGCCCGGGGGGGCGCTGCTCGGCGCGGTGCTCATGGTCGTGCTGGGCGTCGTGACCCCCGCCGAGGTCTTCAACCACAGCGACAACCCCGCACGTCATGCGGTGGATTTCGACACCCTCGTCCTGCTCCTGGGGATGATGCTGCTGGCGGCGTACCTGGCCCAGGCCGCCTTCTTCCGCACGTTCGGGGCGTACACGGTGCGGTTGGCGCACACGCCCCGGTTGTTGCTGGTGGCGGTGACGGCCATCAGCGCCTTCCTGTCCGCCTTTCTCGTCAATGACACCGTTTGTTTGATGCTCACCCCCCTGGTGCTGGCCGTGGTGGAAGATGCGCGGCTGCCCCCGGTGCCCTACCTGCTCGCGGTGTGCATGGGCTCCAACAGCGGCTCGGTGGCCACCTTCACGGGCAACCCCCAGAACATGCTCATCCAAGGGGCCTCGGGGCTGTCCTATGCGAGCTTCGCCGCCTACATGGCCCTGCCGGCGCTCCTGTCCACGGCGATCGTCATCGCCGCGCTGGTGTACCTGTTCCGCACGCAGTTGCCCGCCAAACGCTTTGACCCTCAACCACCCCCTCCCGCGCCGGACCGGCCGTTGATGGGGGTAACGCTGGCGGTGCTGGTGGGGGTGGTGGGGGCGTTTTTCGCGGGCTTCCCGATGAGCTGGAGCGCGCTGGCGGGGGCGGTGCTGGTCATGGCGGTCGCCCGCATCGAGCCGCGCCTCATCCTGGAGCGGGTGGACTTCGTGCTGCTGGTGTTCTTCGCCAGCCTGTTCGTGGTCGTCTACGGGGTGAACAAGGACGGCTGGGCCGATGGCATTCGCGAGCTGTTCGCCCCGCTGATGGCGGGCCCCGCGTGGCGCGAGACGCTGGGGTTCGCGGCCCTGACGCTGGTGGCCTCCAACCTCTTCAGCAACGTGCCGTTCGTGATGCTGGCGCGCACGTGGGTGCCCACGTTGCAAAACGTGGAGCTGGGCTGGCATGTGCTCGCGCTGGGCTCCACGCTGGCGGGCAACCTCACGCTGGTGGGCAGCGTGGCCAACCTCATCGTCTTCGAGGCCGCGCGTGGCAAGGTGACGATGTCCTTCATGGACTACCTGCGCATTGGCCTGCCGGTGACGCTCCTGAGCTTCATCGTGGGGATCGCCGTGCTCCTGGCGGAGCACGCGCTGTTTTGAGGCCCTCCCGGGAGGCATCCCGGAAGCCCAG
Protein-coding sequences here:
- a CDS encoding SLC13 family permease — protein: MALAIFLLTYVFIAGARLPFLKLDRPGGALLGAVLMVVLGVVTPAEVFNHSDNPARHAVDFDTLVLLLGMMLLAAYLAQAAFFRTFGAYTVRLAHTPRLLLVAVTAISAFLSAFLVNDTVCLMLTPLVLAVVEDARLPPVPYLLAVCMGSNSGSVATFTGNPQNMLIQGASGLSYASFAAYMALPALLSTAIVIAALVYLFRTQLPAKRFDPQPPPPAPDRPLMGVTLAVLVGVVGAFFAGFPMSWSALAGAVLVMAVARIEPRLILERVDFVLLVFFASLFVVVYGVNKDGWADGIRELFAPLMAGPAWRETLGFAALTLVASNLFSNVPFVMLARTWVPTLQNVELGWHVLALGSTLAGNLTLVGSVANLIVFEAARGKVTMSFMDYLRIGLPVTLLSFIVGIAVLLAEHALF